ACAAAAAAAGGTTTCTGTGCTTCCTTACCAAAGCTCACAATCTTCTTAAGTAACAAGGTACAGAACTAACACTATTTTTTTGCTTGGTCATGCATAGGCTGTTCGTTCAATGGCTGAAGTGCATTTCCAATACTTGATTAACTTTTACACATCATTGATTAAAGGTGCCAAGAAAATTGATCTAAAGAGACGAGTCCCCTTATGTTATGGCTATTACAATTGTCttctagtatttgaatgattttaaaagtGTTTGTCACAAATTCCTTTTGAAACCAAACCCATTTAGTGACTATTTTCTCTTCTTTCTGCAGTGCATGCTGTGGAGAGTAAGTTgatcttttatattttaataaatctttattcCAAGACAAGTTAGAATTTACCTTGTTACTACATCAGTGATTCTGCTTTTTTCTGCACTTAATTTGAGATTTTAGTCTTTAACTAATAGTCAGTTTGTGATTTGACATTGCATTCTCAAATTAATTTGTCGATTTTCATCAGCAAGTATGTCTGTGACCCTTTAACGAACTACTGTCTCCCTTTATTTGAAAAGTGTGCAATTCCTAGTCTAATCAAATTAACAAAACTAAGATGCATTGATTTGTTTGTCATCATTGCAAACACTTATTCATGATTTTTTCtatttgatttctttattttcagTTCACGATCTGCAAAGCTTTGGGCTAGACAATGTGAGTTGTTCAATTCTCTTCTTCAATAAGATTGCTCTTGCGTTTGCTCAGAATATTAGACCAAAATGTAATAACAGAACTTGTTTGGTTTGACCACAGATCAACATGACACATTTCATCAAACATCTTTCATTTGGCAAGGACTATCCTGGAATTGTCAACCCCTTAGATGATACTAATGTAGCAGCACCTCAAGGTAAGTGTGCGCCATTTCTTATTGTCATGCCTAAACTTAAAATGTGTTTCAAAGAACGCTGTTGTCCAAAATAAATTGCCTTTCATTGTAAACCCTTCATAAACTGAAGGACAATGAAGTTGACTATCCTATTCTAGTAGACACTAATAAAAAGGAGGGCTGTCATTATCTATCAACAACTAGGTCTTAGATTGAGATTTAcagaaaaaacatttctattactCTTTATTAACACCGGTGTCCTCGAATCTGGGTGTGATAACAAATGGGTGAATGGAAAATGCTTCAAAGTCCTATTACTTGAGTGGCATTAGTGTGTTCtcagcagcggatgcccatcccaATCGCCATGAAGGTCCCAAACGTACCACCGCTTTGCATCATCGTCTTCCCAACTCCACCCATCAACTCTCGACCCCTCATACCAATCCtggataaaacaaaaaaagggaTCAAGATTTTCTGGCAAAAATCATTTGCAGTTAAAGTTaacagatgttttgtttttaaaaatgacagggCTAGTtcacatgtaaaataaatatttgctgtAAATTTACTCTACACCATAGTCATCAGTGCAAGATTCATATAATGCAAGTCATTCTCACACTTTTCAAAAAAGGGAAAATCGGGGAGTTATGGGTTTTTGAGCTTCTTTCCTAATGTGCCATTGCTGCCAAAATGTTTCCTTCTCaagaatacaaaattaaaaatagtttCTTATTGGATTGTGATCGCAGAATGCATACCTGGCAACCCTAAGACTGCTGCTATTAAGCGAGGTAAAAAATAAGCAGAATGTCAGTTACTCCCTCATCTGAAAAAGGTAATCCTAAAATGTTATTTGGTGTGCAGAAGGTCAGTCAGTAGTTCAACACATATTCTGTATCTGAAAGTATCCAAAATATATCAGAGGAGATTTGGTAAACATTTCCCTTTTTGGAAATCCAGCAGtgggcaaagaaaaaaaaactgggctACTATTCATTCTTTTGGGCAAGTTTTGAGCTCAATTTTTCTTGGCACTGGCTACCCTGAGTGTGTTCATTACATTGAGGTAAATTGACTGACTTTCTCCCtaataatatttcagaaaagTAGTCTTTGCAAATTCAAaatggtgaaatcatattagcagccaatgactatcaatggTACGACATTGTTCacaatcaaataaatagtgctaatgttgttttgatatCATACTACATAccatttcagacccaatattcaaagtagcttGGTAAACTATATAGAGACAgtatcacaagttgtcactgttaaAAAAACGAACAAATGTCTGAATTTAAAACCAACTATACCTCAATGTTTGTGACAGCCTTGAGCACAACTTGCATCATATGAATCACAAATGAccaaaagtttaaaatgttttattattattaatctattcgaagaaaaaaacaatctaaaaaaCTAATTGAATCGCCTCATTATATTAACATCAGatttaaatgtttgggtgaactgtccatttaaagTTTATACCTGAGACAGGAGAAAGTCCCAAACATGGCACCTGCAGCCATTCCTACAGCAAAGCCCATCATGAAGCCCATCTTAACTCTGTCAAAGCAGCTGGGCTGAGCCTGCTGTCCGTACGGTCCTACACTCACCGGCATCTGGAAGGAGGACAAGACACAATCCAgctttttgtaatttgttacttttttttaaggCATTTCAACTCAATAAATGTACTCCCTATTTACcctaagtggttccaaacctccgagtttgtttgttctgttgaacacaagatattttcaataaagctaaaaaaaacctgtaaccgctgacttccattgtataaaAATCATACGGtggaaggcaatggttacagatgttcagcattcttcaaaatatcttcttttatgttcaacagaagaaacaaagacaaaggtttgaaacaagggtgagtaaacggcAACAACTTGATTTTTTGGGGTTAACTATTACTTTAATACACACATAAAACAGTATTGTTAACATATGCGCAGTTGACACATAATGACCTCTACATAGTGCACATAATGCTGTTGTCTACATAGTTAGCGCACTGCTTTAATAAGCCTGGCACCTGCGCGTTATATAAAACAAGGTAATTTTGACACGCTAAGATTAACTTGTTGAGGTGTAAGTTGCGGTATATTGCcgttaaagtaaaattaaaacctAGAAGACTAAATTTAACGCACGTGAACTGGATTATTTGGGTAAATGTCATCAAGGTCTCCGGCCTTAAACAAACCCAACCGCTCTCGATAATGTACACATCGAGCAATTGTCgaaaattatatttgaaaaagTCTGCTTACCTTGTTCAAATCGCTATATTAGTGGCTCTGTTGGTTAGTTTTAATGATAAACTGACTCAATGTTTGTGATAGGACTGTTTCACACGGACGCCATTACTTGAGAGGAAGTGCTAAAGTACAAGCGGAGAATTCAAGCTTATGAAACGctgcagcgccctctagtgccaGAGCCAGTCACGTGTTCAATACAAGGCGCCCCCTGGCGGTGAATAAAGGAACTGACAGCGATTTCTAACTAAGCACTTTGAaataccattgtgtatgaaatgtgctatataaataaacttgccttgcctaaatgaAAGGTTAGAATAAAAATCTACGAATATGTGCATCATAAGTATATTGAGGACTTCAAAACTATAATAACAAATTTCACCGAATGATCATGAATGTTTGATTGACCTGTACTCTCTTTTGGCCTTTACAGCCTCAATGATGTACCAGTATTTTGTGAAAATTGTGCCAACGATATATGTTAAAGGAGATGGAGAGGTAAGAGATACTTTATATAACATTGTCTTTACAAAAATGGTACAATCATCtcaaattaaattgataaaacataaatattcttaaatatgatatattattaagCTATTATATGCATCTTACAGTACTTagagtaaattaaataataagtgGCAATATATTTGCTTATAACTATGGTAGTCCTTTCTAGGAATATAGTAATAAAGCAGAATCATTCCAGAAGTAAaatcttgagatttttttaatcatttatttgataaatataaaaataacaaacctATTTAGAGCCTCAAGATCTTTTACTGATGGCAAATCCTTTTATAGAGCCACAAATGAAACCATTTTTTTATTCTCACCAACTAGCATTTTCAGAAATATCTTGAAACTTGGATATGTCATCAAACCTTTAGAGCAGGGGttaccaatctcagtcctggagggccggtgtccctgcagggtttagctccaacttgcctcaacacacctggctgggtgtttcaagtatacataGTAAGgccttgattagctcgttcaggtgtgtttgattagggttgaagctaaaatctgcaggacaccggccctccaggaacaagtttggtgacccctgctttagagagaaaaacagaaatattaacattttactcaaacccaaacTGAGTAAAACCTGCTGGGCACAGAATATTCATACAATTTTGCTTCAAATCACGGTTTGTAATGTGTTTCTCCTCATTTGCTTGCTGGTTTGATTTATAATGCtttaaaacaaagactttttaaaagattCCCATGAGAATAATGATTGtggaaaacacaaattaaaagaaGAGTAAATGAATATAACTATATTAGTAAGCTAAAatgatcagtgttgccagattgggtggtttttaaatttgcttttgcgggtaaaaaatagCATTGGTTGACAAAATCTGAGCGGTTTTGAAACATAAATTTTAtttgcaacttatttaacaaaacatgctCCTGTTCCATTCAGTTAGTAGAgaccagtgcatagcgcaaaccacgtgggcccacccgcaagaggaggtgaaggaaagttgtatcaatatctgactccctggacaaatctgactccccttagTGTGCACTGAATCACGCAGCACCTTATTggaaactcacagcggtttatcatgacaCTATTATCAATCATTTCTTCCCGgcattgacagcaagaacaaacaatgAAGCGTTGCCTGATTGACAaacagcacctaattatgttcaaaaggatttatgggacgaatttataccccactttaaaagtaaaacgttctctaataggtagtgtaatctacacaacattaatcagaatcagaaagagctttattgccaggtatgttcacacatacgaggaatttgttttcgtgacagagcttctacagtgcaacagaattacagagacaggacaaaaaacagataataaatatattttaaaaaatagaagtaagtagtgaatgcaaatatacaaattgacaagtgtatgtacatgtttattactatatacaatgttatatgtgcagctgttatgtgcaaattggcatgtaaagtgtgttgttaaataagtgtatatgtgtataaaagtgtatagcaagtagtgatgttggtttcgcgattattatcatcaagtgttcgtgagatggattgcctgagggaagaaactgtttctgtgtcgggctgttctggtgcgcagtgctctgtagcgtcgactagaaggtaaaagttcaaagaggcagtgtgctgggtgtgaggggtccagagtgattttggcagcccttctgctcgctctggataagtacagttcttggggagtaggaagggttgtaccagtgaattaagtacagtgtgtgtgtgagagagggcaGTGTTTCCATGTGATccagttatgttgtggttctgtgactgctgctGGGGTTGgctgctgtatggttaaaaaattatgaaaattaaacaACTAGGTTCATTtcgatttaaataaatgcaaaaacaaaatgaatctaatattttgggtgttttttgtGCGTTTGGACAAGTTTTGGAAAGCTTTTGGGATggaaaagtcagctatatctggcaacacaaaAACTGATTTGTTCAGAAATGTTGATGCATGTGATGGCAGTAACCATTCTGGTCTTTTACTTTAGGTTGTTAAAACAAACCAGTTTTCAGTAACAAGACATGAGAAAGTAGCCAACGGGCTGATTGGAGATCAGGGTTTACCTGGTGTCTTTGTGCTATATGAGCTTTCTCCAATGATGGTCAAGTTCACAGAGAAGCAGAGGTGCGTTCTCATTTCATTACAATACACACTTTGTTTGAATGAAAAACTCTAATGCATTGTACTGTAATGAGGTCAAgcatttattatactttttattttctctGTCTTTTCCTCTGCAGGTCTTTCACCCATTTCCTAACAGGAGTTTGTGCTATTATTGGAGGTGTTTTCACAGGTGAGACTCTATTATGTGTTTTGTACTTGCTGTGATCATGGATATGCGTGTCTGAAGGCTGTGGCCTGCATAAACATACTTTAGCGACAGCATTTTGAAACGCGTGTATGCTCCTGCACATCCTGTACTTGAGAAAAAAAGTGTGTCAAATCAACATCAGCAAACGCATCTTGAGTTTAGCAGCAAAGATCAAGCATAACATTCAGAAATGTTCAGTCACAAGTTTGCACACACTTGACTGAATCTGTTTCTCGTGATCTTGAAAAGCGTTTGATCCACAGGCTTGTGCTGAAATGCATGATCTTAATAAATTAGTTTTCATTTGTAATGGTTACATTAGGCTATATGGTACAGGGAAAAGTCAGCACATGTCCAGCATGCAtccactttttaaaaagcatcaaGTTGGTTGAGAGAGGCCTAGTGTGGGGATTTTGTAAAATGCTGAATTTTtcaaaaaaacagaaatgaattGTAAATAGTCTGAAAAAAAACGTGcagttgcaataaaaaaaattacatgtttattaaatttattcaGAAGTAGGTCTGCACAATTTGGCCAGACGTTTGTTGATTATACTTCAATGCaactagaaaataataatagcagTGATCATAgttataataacaattatttgtGTTGTTAACACCAGTAAATCAAAACGTCGCACAATAGAGGAATTcgcaacctacgtcacacatgatgttcccggttgcaaaaagagaccggttgcagtagcaaacatgtcgtgttgtgcggcagaacctcggtttttagcactacaaagttttgaatctggtaatcatggagcattatttcttgcacatgaccacacagaacaaaattgttggcatttAAAGatttgtaggcctttaacttctctcttgtaaaatcacttggagtttgaatgagatagttgtatatttggggctggataaAATATCCttttatccaatatccattaggagggtgctatcgcaaatagacctgtcagatgaacgccgctcactttaacgttaattttgcagaataactgtgcttatcactgattgacaagctgttataatacgctgaaagcattatgtagataatatatataatatgtaatcagtataacttatttctaaaacaacaacaaactctgaaccgcatcggatgtcattccctcgctgtaaatgctagcactcccatttttttctgccacctcgctGCACGCACAAGTATGGCATTAGTAATATTTAAAAtggggctgaacaatatattgtttgagcatcgatttCACAatatgtgtatctgcaatagtcagtataagtttatttattaaagataaagacattattaatttattagatttctaaaataatttatacaatgatgaccgttattttacaattaattatcattttctggggtacagaaattaaagaaagcactgtttatttatttatttttgcttgtaatttattgaaatttatgcggatgcactgcatagaaaaagactttaTCATCCCCAGTTGATCTAAATtgatgaaatctttccaaatagagcaattcaaatcatttggtgaaattttaaactatttttattaaagctattattattattattattattatatgttaattTGACAAATTATGCAACCTTAAGCTATGACATCACCAAGCTATGCCGCATTTCCAgtcaaaaaaaaacttgctgcttAAACAAAAGTAACTAAAACAGAATTTGGCATCGGTATGCATAATTTCagtctgtttatttatatacagtgctcagcatgtacGAGTACACCCCCCCCCTCCAAATCTCTCATTCTAATTAATggattttctataggaagctttacaatattatagattagtcagtactgaagccaaatctggagcttcttTAGCAAAAATAACTTTCAGTAATGGTT
Above is a window of Danio aesculapii chromosome 6, fDanAes4.1, whole genome shotgun sequence DNA encoding:
- the romo1 gene encoding reactive oxygen species modulator 1 produces the protein MPVSVGPYGQQAQPSCFDRVKMGFMMGFAVGMAAGAMFGTFSCLRIGMRGRELMGGVGKTMMQSGGTFGTFMAIGMGIRC